The DNA window ATAGCATACTATGGTGTAGTAGAAATTAAGGAACTAGATGTATGAAAAAGATAATGATATTCTTTGGATTATTTATTACATTAATTGCTGTTATAATGATAACCTCTTTTCGTGGCTCAGCTGAAAGTCCTACCTTTATGCGTGAAGCATTACCGAAACAGGATGGATTTGCTTCTATAGGCAATGGGACTACTGGTGGTGCTAATGCTACAGAGCAGAATGTGTTTAAAGTAACAAATAAAAAAGAATTTGTATCAGCTCTTAAGAATAGGAAAAATACTACACCTAAGATTGTATTAGTCTATGGAACTATAGATTTTGATACCGATGATAATGGTAAACCATTGACTATGAAAGACTACATGGTCGATGGCTATGACTTTCAACAATATTTAGAAACTCATAAGCCGAAAAGCACAGCGCCTAAGAGTTTAAAAGATGAGCAAGAAGCAAAGCAGAAGGCGTCACAAAAGAATCAAAGTCAGTCTATTACCGTTCATGTGCCAGCCAATACAAGTATCATTGGCATGGACAATGCGAAATTAAAGGGTGTAGATTTGGTTCTAGATTCAGATAATATCATCATACGAAATATACGCTTTGAATCGCCTTATGATTATTTTCCTGCTTGGGATCCTAAGGATGGACCAGAGGGCAATTGGAATTCTCAGTATGACAGTCTTTCTATAAAAGGTGGTACACACATTTGGATAGATCATTGCTCCTTCCAAGATGGCCCTGAAACAGTAGAAAAATACTTTGGTCGTAAATATGAGCATAGAGATGGATTGGTTGATATTACCAATGAAGCTGACTATATAACGATTTCTTATTCAACATTTGAAAACCATAATAAGACTATGTTGATAGGCAATAGTGATTCAAACGTAGCAGATGAAGGAAAATTACATGTAACCTTGCATCATAATTATTTCCATAATGTAGTGCAACGCGTACCAAGAGTACGGTATGGACAGGTTCATATGTATAACAATTACTTTGCGTCAGATACTACCAATGGTGAATATGCATATGCTTACTCCCTTGGTGTTGGGAAAAACTCCCAAATCTATGCTGAAGACAATGTGGCGGATATAGCAGGTAAAGACTATACATCATTTGTGAAAGTCTTTGGAGGAAAACAACTTACTACAGTTAATAATATGTTTAACGGACAAATTATTGATACATTTAATGATACGTTAACACCTGTAGATTGGAAACCTGAACTGTTTACTAAAATAGATCCTGTAAATGAAGTAAAAGAAAATGTTTTGCATGATGCAGGGGCAGATAAAATTCATAGATGATATATTCTAGTTATATGTATAGATGGCATATGTAAGTGTTACGCCTAATAACGATGAAGACAGCCTATAGGATTGATTTCCTATAGGCTTTTCTCATGTACTGTTTCTATATGAGAGCATGTATACAAGATTTTGTATTGTACAATCGCCATTTATGTGTTATGATTTAATCGTAATTATGAATAATGATTATTAATTGATAATATTTATTGTTTTTATGTAATGCTATGCTTCATACAATTTTTAAGGTTGCATATTATTACTTATTTTTATTCTAAGTAGGAGTTTGTAACATGAGTGATGAAAAGAAACTAACAACCGCCTTTGGCGCTCCCGTACCAGATAATCGCAACTCTGCTACAGCAGGTAAACGTGGTCCTGTATTGATGCAAGATGTTTGGCTCATGGAGAAATTAGCTCATTTTGAGCGCGAAGTGATTCCTGAACGCCGCATGCATGCTAAAGGATCCGGTGCATTTGGTACTTTCACAGTAACCAATGACATTACAAAATATACAAAAGCGAAAATTTTCTCTGAAGTAGGTAAACAAACACCATTATTCGTACGTTTCTCTACAGTGGCGGGCGAACGTGGTGCGGCTGATGCGGAACGCGATATTCGTGGCTTTGCTGTAAAATTCTACACTGAAGAAGGTAACTGGGACCTTGTAGGTAACAATACACCAGTATTCTTCATCCGCGATCCATTGCAATTCCCTGATTTGAACCGCGCTGTAAAACGGAATCCGAAAACAAATCTTCGCGATGCGACAGCAAACTGGGATTTCTGGACTAGCTTGCCAGAGGCAATCCACCAAGTAACAATCGTCATGAGTGACCGTGGTATTCCTAAATCCTACCGCACAATGCATGGTTTCGGCAGTCATACATACAGTCTTATCAACGAAAACGATGAGCGTGTATGGGTTAAATTCCATTGGGTTTGCCAACAGCCGATTGAAAATCTTTCCGACGCTGAGGCGGCTAATGTGATAGCTAGTGACCGTGAAAGCCACCAACGTGACCTCTTTGAGGCTATCGAAAGAGGCGATTTTCCTAAATGGAAATTATGCATCCAAGTGATGACGGAAGAACAAGCTAACAATATGCCATACAATCCATTTGATTTAACAAAAGTATGGTATCATGACGAATTCCCATTGATTGAAGTTGGTGTGATGGAACTTAACCGCAACCCAGAAAATTATTTCCAAGATGTAGAACAAGCTGCATTTGCACCAACAACTATCATTCCAGGCATATCTTTCTCTCCTGATAGAATGCTTCAAGGTCGTTTGTTCTCTTATGCCGATGCGCAACGCTATCGTCTAGGGGCAAATTATTATCAAATCCCTGTTAATGCCGCTAAATGCCCTGTAAATATCTACCATCGTGATGGACAAGGCCGTGTAGATGGTAACCATGGCTCTACTATTGGTTATGCACCAAATAGTTTTGGCGAATGGGCTGAACAACCACAATTCAAAAACCCTGGCCTAGACGTATCTGGTGCAGCATACCAATACGACTTCTACGAAGACGATTCCGATTTCTATACACAACCAGGTAAATTGTTCCGTCTCATGAGCCCAGAAAAACAACAAATCTTGTTTGAAAATACAGCTGCCGCTATGGATGGTGTACCTGATTTCATCAAAGAACGCCATGCAAAACATTGCTACCAATGCGATCCAGCTTATGGTGAAGGCGTAGCTAAAGCCTTGGGCATGAACATCGATTTCAGCGATGTAAAATAAACTAATAAATCTCTCAAACTTATAAATCCCTTACAAAACTCTCTTAAACTAAGACGAAGCCCCACCTCGCTATGTAGCTCATAGTAAGGTGGGGCTTTTGTCATGGTGAGTGTATTTAAATATTATTAATCAAATTTTTTATTTGTTAGGTCTTGATACATAAGCTTAGCGATTTCATACTGTGGATCACCAGCTTGTAATTGGTGGGATGGTAGCTTAAATACAGCTTCAGCTCTTTCCTCTTTCTTAATATCGATACCCTTTACATCTTCGGACCGACTTATGGAAATGGTATGTGTTGTGGGATTAATGAAGTATGCATTTACATCGATGCTGAAAGCTTTGTTTTCGTCTTTTCTCATGATTACACGTAGAATCATAGCTGAAATAGCAGTAGTGCCATCTTTCTCACCTAACAGCTGCTTAGATGTGTAGTCTACATAATCTGCATAGACATAAATATTGCCAGGTTTAGCCTTGTCATAATCTTGTGTATAAGCCTCCACTAAACGCAAATCAAGTTGTCTGCCGAATGGTCTAGAGAACATTTCACTTTGTAATACGCGTGTTTCGCTTACAGGTGGATAGGACGGTATGGGTGTTAAACCTTTTAGCATATATGTGCGTGTTTCGTCTTTTCTTTTAGCCTGACGTTCTGCAGTGACCTTGTCTAAGCGTTTACGTTCTTTTAACATGGCCTTTTCTTGTTCTTCTTTAGTTTTGTAAGTTTTTACGGATACAACACGGTTACCAGACATAGTCACTGTTGAATAGACGGGCTTATCTTTAGTAGGTTTTCCCTTAGACGCATCAAGCGTAGATTGCACTATGGCTGGAGTTGCGCTTTCAATAGAACTTTTTAGCTCTGGAATATTAGAATAATCCATATCAACCACTACAGCGTCTGTGCTTTCACTTGGCTGTACAGGTGTAGCCCCGTACGCAGATGATATAGCCAATATAGCTAATAGTGAACTGGTAATAATCGATCCTTTACATACTTTCATTACATATACCTCTTTTTATAAGAACTCTCTAATACTATCAACAGCTGTATTATAGCATATTCTTTGTGTAGATAGATTTAGAGATGTATTTACGTATCTCTAAAAGAGTGTATACAGCTACCTAAATTG is part of the Veillonella sp. genome and encodes:
- a CDS encoding catalase, which produces MSDEKKLTTAFGAPVPDNRNSATAGKRGPVLMQDVWLMEKLAHFEREVIPERRMHAKGSGAFGTFTVTNDITKYTKAKIFSEVGKQTPLFVRFSTVAGERGAADAERDIRGFAVKFYTEEGNWDLVGNNTPVFFIRDPLQFPDLNRAVKRNPKTNLRDATANWDFWTSLPEAIHQVTIVMSDRGIPKSYRTMHGFGSHTYSLINENDERVWVKFHWVCQQPIENLSDAEAANVIASDRESHQRDLFEAIERGDFPKWKLCIQVMTEEQANNMPYNPFDLTKVWYHDEFPLIEVGVMELNRNPENYFQDVEQAAFAPTTIIPGISFSPDRMLQGRLFSYADAQRYRLGANYYQIPVNAAKCPVNIYHRDGQGRVDGNHGSTIGYAPNSFGEWAEQPQFKNPGLDVSGAAYQYDFYEDDSDFYTQPGKLFRLMSPEKQQILFENTAAAMDGVPDFIKERHAKHCYQCDPAYGEGVAKALGMNIDFSDVK
- a CDS encoding pectate lyase; protein product: MKKIMIFFGLFITLIAVIMITSFRGSAESPTFMREALPKQDGFASIGNGTTGGANATEQNVFKVTNKKEFVSALKNRKNTTPKIVLVYGTIDFDTDDNGKPLTMKDYMVDGYDFQQYLETHKPKSTAPKSLKDEQEAKQKASQKNQSQSITVHVPANTSIIGMDNAKLKGVDLVLDSDNIIIRNIRFESPYDYFPAWDPKDGPEGNWNSQYDSLSIKGGTHIWIDHCSFQDGPETVEKYFGRKYEHRDGLVDITNEADYITISYSTFENHNKTMLIGNSDSNVADEGKLHVTLHHNYFHNVVQRVPRVRYGQVHMYNNYFASDTTNGEYAYAYSLGVGKNSQIYAEDNVADIAGKDYTSFVKVFGGKQLTTVNNMFNGQIIDTFNDTLTPVDWKPELFTKIDPVNEVKENVLHDAGADKIHR